A single region of the Ziziphus jujuba cultivar Dongzao chromosome 10, ASM3175591v1 genome encodes:
- the LOC107410607 gene encoding BTB/POZ domain-containing protein At3g44820 → MAPAGKVSEFHREGNDWFCKAGLPSDIVVSVDGVNFHLHKFPLISKCGKIAQIHEAAQQVTREKIFTTVLEEFPGGPDTFLIVAKFCYGLRIELTPRNTVMVYCAADYLEMTDEYGEGNLLSKSETFFYKSILRNWKDCILALQSSETVVHRADKLQIVNRCLNALSVMVCTDPSLFGWPMMMYGSLQSPGGSILWNGINTGARIRSSESDWWFEDISYLNVSLFERLIKTMEAKGIRLENLVGAIMYYARKYLPGLGRWQVGQSGVTRTVASFSLTPVVLDQRVVLESIDKLLPHKKGKSFCRFLLGLLRVALILGVNQKCVDSLERRIGMQMDLATLDGLLIPNYSDADTLYNTDCVERIIHYFKSTESRIASFSPSSFDLETSPSSEPLRKVAKLIDNYIAEVASDVNLKPTKVRSLAEAIPGSSRSLHDGLYRALDIYFKAHPWLSEKEKEELCNIIDFQKLSIDACAHASQNERLPLRIVLQVLFFEQMHLRTALAGCLHVLDTESAPPGPMNVPGDMTGQIVQRDGWVTVVRENQVLKVDMERMRSRVRELEEEFCKIKEEMKKVSKSHSSLSSPRMVARRIGCNLLPRSSDAQPDIIDSTNPTPRASVDKARPSGHSRHRKSFSLF, encoded by the exons ATGGCTCCAGCTGGGAAGGTTTCTGAGTTTCACCGAGAAGGCAATGACTG gTTCTGCAAAGCGGGACTGCCAAGTGATATTGTTGTTTCGGTGGATGGCGTCAACTTCCATCTTCACAAG TTTCCTCTCATATCAAAATGTGGGAAAATTGCTCAAATACATGAAGCGGCACAGCAAGTTACTCGGGAGAAGATTTTTACAACAGTTCTGGAAGAGTTCCCTGGTGGCCCTGATACTTTCTTGATTGTAGCTAAATTCTGCTATGGTTTACGGATCGAGTTGACTCCAAGAAACACGGTAATGGTTTATTGTGCAGCGGACTACCTTGAAATGACTGATGAGTATGGAGAAGGGAACTTACTCTCTAAGTCAGAGACTTTCTTTTATAAGAGCATACTTCGCAATTGGAAAGATTGTATCTTGGCTCTCCAAAGTTCTGAGACGGTTGTTCATAGAGCGGATAAACTCCAGATTGTAAACAGATGTTTAAATGCTCTATCTGTGATGGTTTGTACTGATCCTAGTTTGTTTGGGTGGCCCATGATGATGTATGGTAGTTTACAGAGCCCTGGTGGAAGCATCTTATGGAATGGAATAAACACCGGCGCAAGGATTCGGAGCTCTGAATCTGATTGGTGGTTTGAAGACATTTCATATCTCAATGTCAGTTTGTTTGAGAGACTTATCAAGACAATGGAAGCGAAGGGTATAAGACTTGAAAACCTAGTGGGTGCCATAATGTATTATGCAAGAAAGTATCTACCTGGTCTAGGCAGATGGCAGGTTGGACAAAGTGGTGTAACAAGAACAGTTGCGAGTTTCAGTCTGACACCTGTTGTGCTTGATCAAAGGGTTGTACTGGAAAGCATTGACAAGCTTCTTCCACATAAAAAGGGGAAATCCTTTTGCCGTTTTTTACTAGGACTACTCCGTGTTGCGTTGATACTTGGCGTCAATCAAAAGTGTGTGGACTCTTTGGAGAGGAGAATAGGGATGCAAATGGACCTAGCGACCTTAGATGGTCTTCTAATTCCTAACTATTCAGATGCTGACACATTATACAATACTGATTGTGTTGAACGGATAAtccattattttaaatcaaCAGAATCAAGGATTGCATCATTTTCTCCATCATCGTTTGACTTAGAAACATCACCATCATCTGAACCCTTAAGAAAAGTTGCTAAGTTAATAGATAACTACATTGCAGAGGTTGCTTCTGATGTGAATTTGAAGCCAACGAAGGTACGATCTCTAGCAGAGGCAATCCCAGGGTCTTCAAGATCTTTGCATGATGGGCTGTACAGAGCACTGGATATATACTTCAAG GCACATCCTTGGCTTTcagagaaagagaaggaagaaCTCTGCAACATTATTGACTTCCAGAAACTCTCTATCGATGCATGTGCCCATGCATCCCAAAATGAAAGGTTGCCACTTAGAATTGTTCTTCAAGTCCTGTTTTTTGAGCAGATGCATTTGAGAACAGCTCTAGCTGGTTGCCTCCATGTATTGGACACTGAAAGTGCCCCTCCAGGTCCCATGAATGTCCCAGGTGACATGACTGGCCAGATTGTACAGAGGGATGGATGGGTAACTGTGGTACGTGAGAACCAGGTCTTAAAGGTGGATATGGAAAGGATGAGATCCAGAGTTCGTGAACTAGAAGAAGAATTTTGTAAGATAAAGGAAGAAAtgaaaaaggtgagcaaatcaCATAGCTCCCTAAGTTCTCCTCGTATGGTTGCAAGGAGAATTGGTTGCAATCTTCTTCCGCGATCATCTGATGCTCAACCAGATATTATTGACAGTACTAATCCCACTCCAAGAGCATCTGTTGATAAGGCACGTCCTTCCGGTCATTCTAGGCATCGGAAAAGTTTTTCATTGTTTTGA
- the LOC107410605 gene encoding UDP-D-apiose/UDP-D-xylose synthase 2 yields the protein MASSTRVDLDGNPIKPLTICMIGAGGFIGSHLCEKLLAETPHKILALDVYNDKIKHLLEPEHGSPTLADRIQFHRINIKHDSRLEGLIKMSDLTINLAAICTPADYNTRPLDTIYSNFIDALPVVKYCSENNKRLIHFSTCEVYGKTIGSFLPKDSPLRQDPEYYVLKEDASPCIFGPIEKQRWSYACAKQLIERLIYAEGAENGLEFTIVRPFNWIGPRMDFIPGIDGPSEGVPRVLACFSNNLLRREPLKLVDGGQSQRTFIYIKDAIEAVQLMIENPARANGHIFNVGNPNNEVTVKQLAEMMTEVYSKVSSETPLEVPTIDVSSKEFYGVGYDDSDKRIPDMTIINKQLGWNPKTSLWDLLESTLTYQHRTYSEAVKKATSKPASTS from the exons aTGGCGTCGTCGACCAGGGTAGATCTGGACGGAAACCCAATTAAGCCATTGACGATTTGCATGATCGGAGCCGGTGGGTTCATTGGGTCCCATCTATGTGAGAAGCTCTTGGCCGAAACCCCACATAAGATTCTGGCTCTGGATGTTTACAACGACAAGATCAAGCACCTCCTTGAGCCCGAGCATGGTTCTCCCACTTTGGCCGATCGAATCCAGTTCCACCGTATCAATATCAAGCACGACTCTCGTCTCGAGGGTCTCATCAAGATGTCCGATCTG ACGATTAATCTTGCGGCGATCTGTACTCCGGCGGACTACAATACTCGCCCGCTCGATACCATTTACAGCAACTTCATCGATGCGCTTCCTGTG GTGAAGTATTGTTCGGAAAACAACAAGAGGCTCATTCACTTTTCTACTTGTGAAGTATACGGAAAAACCATTGGAAGCTTTCTTCCTAAAGATAGTCCTCTTCGTCAG GATCCTGAATACTATGTTCTTAAAGAAGATGCCTCCCCCTGCATTTTTGGCCCTATTGAGAAGCAGAGATGGTCATATGCATGTGCAAAGCAATTGATTGAAAGGCTGATTTATG CTGAGGGTGCAGAGAATGGTCTTGAGTTTACCATTGTGAGACCTTTTAACTGGATCGGTCCTAGAATGGATTTCATACCTGGAATTGATGGTCCAAGTGAAGGTGTTCCGAGGGTTCTGGCATGTTTTAGTAAT AATCTCCTACGCCGAGAACCACTCAAACTTGTGGATGGTGGCCAGTCTCAGAGAACTTTTATTTACATCAAAGATGCAATTGAAGCTGTTCAGTTGATGATT GAAAATCCTGCTAGGGCCAATGGTCATATCTTCAACGTGGGCAACCCTAACAATGAAGTTACAGTTAAGCAGCTTGCTGAAATGATGACTGAG GTTTATTCGAAGGTAAGTAGTGAAACTCCACTAGAGGTACCCACCATAGATGTTAGCTCCAAAGAATTCTATGGTGTGGGATACGATGACAGTGACAAGAGAATTCCCGACATGACCATCATTAATAAGCAGCTTG GCTGGAACCCAAAGACATCACTTTGGGACTTGCTTGAGTCAACCCTCACCTATCAGCATAGAACATATTCGGAGGCTGTTAAGAAGGCGACTTCTAAACCAGCCTCGACCAGCTAA